One genomic window of Deinococcus peraridilitoris DSM 19664 includes the following:
- a CDS encoding transposase — MIDAWRGITTSLCRSSSCRLPGAQLEAGRPNKTENVVCNQAIESLNFQLRKVTKTRGSFLNEEAALKVLYLAILRATERWTRPLNDWRSALNIFTIMFEGRAPQRL; from the coding sequence TTGATCGACGCTTGGCGTGGCATAACCACCTCCTTGTGTCGATCTTCTTCTTGCCGGCTGCCAGGCGCGCAACTTGAGGCGGGCAGGCCGAACAAAACAGAAAATGTCGTTTGTAATCAGGCCATCGAGTCCTTGAATTTTCAGCTGCGCAAGGTCACCAAGACCAGGGGGTCGTTCCTGAATGAGGAAGCCGCGTTGAAGGTGTTGTACCTGGCGATCTTGCGGGCCACTGAGCGCTGGACGAGACCCTTGAACGACTGGCGCTCAGCGCTGAATATTTTTACCATCATGTTCGAAGGACGGGCTCCCCAGCGTCTATGA